The Bacteroidota bacterium genome contains a region encoding:
- a CDS encoding T9SS type A sorting domain-containing protein, which yields MMLLKQLIKAEKINSIDEQVNMMQSDLKKILALDSHPADLPQQKTSPVIAYNYKLNQNYPNPFNPTTKINYELKNAGFVTMKVYDLLGREIAELVNETKEAGRYTIDFNASKYMMASGIYFYRIQTGEFVDTKRMVLVK from the coding sequence ATGATGTTATTAAAACAGCTGATAAAGGCAGAGAAGATAAATAGTATAGATGAGCAGGTAAACATGATGCAGAGTGATTTAAAGAAAATACTTGCTTTGGACAGTCATCCGGCTGATCTGCCTCAGCAAAAGACTTCACCTGTGATTGCTTATAATTATAAGCTTAACCAGAATTATCCGAACCCGTTCAATCCGACGACTAAGATAAATTATGAGTTGAAGAATGCAGGGTTTGTAACGATGAAGGTGTATGATCTTCTTGGAAGAGAAATAGCAGAGCTTGTAAATGAAACAAAGGAAGCAGGCAGATATACAATAGACTTTAACGCAAGCAAATATATGATGGCAAGCGGAATATATTTTTACCGCATACAAACAGGGGAATTTGTTGATACGAAACGAATGGTACTTGTGAAATAA
- a CDS encoding DNA polymerase IV yields MISSQFFIPREGEKHAENFRRVRILPQYSFPHIKEFDLNLRDNSRKVFYHLDLDAFFAQVEQRDNPELKGKPVSVGGWEDSNAGIVMTSSYEARKRGVKTGMSVIDAKKVCPELISLPCNGPKYERTLLDVITILKEHFPPDCVEQYSIDECFMDGSDIVRNFQEGEKLGRLVKEEIRKRLGLFISLGVSFNKSYAKAASKLDKPDGFTPIEFNKTERILNLSAEKLWGIGRRIYRRLLAMGIATIGELAQSNEVRMRKEFGINGIVFRKCARGEDTSGIFVKTEKEKCLGHNHTVLNPVTNSKDAEREIRYLAEYICRKMRSKKLVASNIHFSIRYDDLRYTGGEYRFPAFTNRDNEVYEAAKWIFYTLPQPSDYYRIRTFGIFVSDLHSDTFERNLDLFKKDVKFPYYELDKLKSRYGEKIIRIGINT; encoded by the coding sequence ATGATAAGCTCTCAATTTTTTATACCGCGTGAAGGTGAAAAACATGCCGAAAACTTCCGGCGCGTAAGGATTTTACCTCAGTATTCCTTCCCGCATATTAAGGAGTTTGATTTAAATCTCAGAGACAATAGCAGAAAAGTATTTTACCATCTGGATTTAGATGCCTTCTTTGCACAGGTTGAACAAAGAGATAATCCCGAGCTTAAAGGAAAACCGGTTTCCGTCGGCGGATGGGAAGATTCAAATGCCGGAATTGTTATGACCTCTTCCTACGAAGCAAGAAAGCGCGGAGTCAAAACCGGAATGTCTGTTATCGATGCAAAAAAAGTCTGCCCCGAGCTTATCTCACTTCCATGTAACGGACCGAAGTACGAACGAACTCTTCTGGATGTAATTACAATTTTAAAAGAACATTTCCCGCCTGACTGCGTTGAGCAATATAGTATTGATGAGTGCTTTATGGACGGCTCGGATATAGTAAGAAATTTTCAGGAAGGTGAAAAATTAGGAAGATTAGTCAAAGAGGAAATCCGGAAAAGACTAGGTCTTTTCATTTCACTGGGAGTTTCATTCAATAAATCTTATGCAAAGGCTGCAAGCAAGCTTGATAAACCTGACGGGTTTACTCCTATAGAATTCAACAAGACTGAAAGAATTTTAAATCTCTCCGCTGAAAAACTTTGGGGAATTGGCCGGAGAATTTACAGGAGACTTTTAGCTATGGGAATTGCGACTATCGGAGAACTTGCCCAATCCAATGAAGTAAGAATGCGCAAGGAGTTCGGCATCAACGGCATCGTTTTCCGCAAATGTGCCAGAGGAGAAGATACCTCAGGTATCTTCGTTAAAACCGAAAAGGAAAAATGCCTGGGTCATAACCATACTGTACTTAACCCTGTAACCAATTCCAAAGATGCTGAGCGGGAGATAAGATACCTTGCCGAGTACATCTGCAGGAAAATGAGAAGCAAGAAGCTGGTGGCTTCAAACATTCATTTTTCAATCAGGTACGATGACTTACGATATACGGGCGGCGAGTATAGATTTCCGGCTTTTACAAACCGGGATAATGAAGTCTATGAAGCAGCAAAATGGATTTTTTATACGCTTCCTCAGCCTTCGGATTATTACCGGATAAGGACGTTTGGAATCTTCGTTTCTGATTTGCATTCAGATACTTTTGAACGGAATTTAGACCTTTTTAAAAAAGATGTGAAATTCCCTTATTATGAGCTGGATAAGCTGAAATCGCGGTATGGGGAGAAGATCATCCGAATAGGTATAAATACTTGA
- a CDS encoding SIP domain-containing protein — protein sequence MSQTNSDSKIKFLKAVVISKEKIAGHTYHLKVRGDDIKSIDYTPGMHMKVAVQWSDDSLQDVKLRSYSIWDFDSDKGTIDIAVCTHSNGLGSKWIEEVEAGDDFYFFLKKTLVADNSAGNYFFIGDISTLGHFYKVRRALSPDKKVFSFVSGNETDFFSDLDGSKPFDFYMLPSDKHLPAPIEFLKEKITETLNTLHQKSAENTNSLRNESFIAYIGGDARVCAELTAFFTRKLGWHPSQIKMKSFWNPDKVREE from the coding sequence ATGTCTCAAACCAATTCGGATTCAAAGATAAAATTTCTAAAAGCAGTCGTCATTAGCAAAGAGAAAATCGCAGGGCATACATATCATCTTAAAGTGCGGGGCGATGATATAAAGAGTATAGATTACACTCCGGGTATGCATATGAAAGTCGCAGTGCAATGGTCGGATGATTCACTGCAGGATGTTAAGCTGCGTTCGTATTCTATATGGGATTTTGATTCCGATAAAGGAACGATTGATATAGCAGTTTGTACTCATTCAAATGGACTGGGCTCAAAATGGATTGAAGAAGTAGAGGCAGGAGATGATTTTTATTTCTTTTTAAAGAAGACACTTGTTGCAGACAACTCTGCTGGGAACTATTTTTTCATAGGAGATATTTCAACTCTCGGGCATTTTTATAAAGTAAGGCGTGCTCTTTCTCCTGATAAAAAAGTATTCAGTTTTGTGTCTGGAAACGAGACTGATTTTTTTTCTGATTTAGATGGCAGCAAGCCGTTTGATTTTTACATGCTTCCTTCGGATAAGCACTTGCCGGCACCAATAGAATTCCTTAAAGAAAAGATTACTGAGACGTTAAATACACTTCATCAAAAATCTGCTGAGAATACAAACAGTTTGAGGAACGAAAGTTTTATAGCTTACATTGGGGGAGATGCAAGAGTTTGTGCAGAGCTTACTGCTTTCTTCACAAGAAAGCTTGGCTGGCATCCAAGCCAGATAAAGATGAAGTCGTTCTGGAATCCGGATAAGGTAAGGGAAGAGTGA
- a CDS encoding type B 50S ribosomal protein L31 has product MKKNFHPQYRPVVFKDITSDFAFLSRSTADSKETIKWEDGNEYPLFKVEISSGSHPFFTGKKVLMDTAGRVEKFNKKFGKKKAEATA; this is encoded by the coding sequence ATGAAAAAGAACTTTCATCCGCAATACAGACCCGTTGTATTTAAAGATATCACATCTGATTTTGCATTTTTGAGCAGATCAACTGCTGATTCCAAAGAAACTATCAAATGGGAAGACGGAAATGAATATCCGCTTTTCAAAGTAGAAATTTCAAGCGGCTCGCATCCTTTCTTCACAGGCAAAAAAGTGCTGATGGATACTGCAGGACGCGTTGAGAAATTCAACAAGAAATTCGGAAAGAAGAAAGCAGAAGCAACAGCTTAA
- a CDS encoding GNAT family N-acetyltransferase has translation MDFTNFTLPTERLVLVPLSMKYKHDVFREFNTSITQYMFPKPPVIIEETEEFIRSGEEGIKSGNDLRVVMTLKNTNEFIGLARLNDVKTDIPVLGLWVKKSAQGNAYGKEAITALYNWAKENLNYKYIKYNVDKDNIPSIKIPESLGGKIGGEKIMKSLAGHTLNILEYHIY, from the coding sequence ATGGATTTTACTAATTTCACTTTGCCGACTGAGCGACTTGTGCTTGTTCCTTTATCAATGAAGTACAAGCATGATGTATTCCGCGAGTTCAATACATCTATAACTCAATACATGTTTCCTAAACCTCCGGTAATAATCGAAGAGACTGAAGAGTTTATCCGTTCAGGCGAAGAAGGAATTAAATCCGGTAATGACTTGCGGGTTGTTATGACTTTGAAAAATACCAATGAATTTATTGGGCTGGCCAGATTAAACGATGTGAAAACTGATATTCCGGTTCTTGGCTTATGGGTAAAAAAATCAGCGCAGGGAAATGCATACGGGAAAGAAGCAATCACGGCATTGTATAACTGGGCAAAAGAAAATCTGAATTACAAATATATAAAGTATAATGTGGATAAAGATAATATCCCAAGCATAAAAATCCCTGAATCACTCGGTGGGAAAATTGGCGGAGAGAAAATTATGAAATCTCTCGCAGGACATACTCTGAATATTTTAGAGTATCACATCTATTAA
- a CDS encoding YqaE/Pmp3 family membrane protein — MSLWRVILAIILPPLAVFDKGCGSIVIVLILTVAGWVPGVIAALIILNKND, encoded by the coding sequence ATGTCTTTGTGGAGAGTTATACTTGCGATTATTCTCCCGCCTTTAGCAGTTTTTGATAAAGGCTGCGGCTCTATTGTAATAGTACTTATTCTTACTGTTGCAGGCTGGGTGCCCGGAGTAATAGCAGCATTAATTATTTTAAATAAAAACGATTAA
- a CDS encoding 4-hydroxy-3-methylbut-2-enyl diphosphate reductase: MKTFEIPIFYRSPVISKIKNARKVSDPRKKDYSPTVLDFGPVQFLIARHFGFCYGVENAIEISYKAVEENPDKRIFLLSEMIHNPEVNNDLIRRGVKFIMETNGRQIIPWEELSPNDIVIIPAFGTTLEIEDKLSSLGIDPLRYNSTCPFVEKVWNRAETLGMQDYTIVVHGKYKHEETKATFSHSKENAPTMIVRDMEETKILGDYILGKISLDEFNKYFEGRLSKNFDPLTDFIKIGVVNQTTMLATETQAIADYLKNIMIQKHGEAHLKNHFADTRDTLCYATHDNQRATLGLLEEQADIAVVVGGYNSSNTSHIVELCEEKLPTYFISSADKIISDEIISHFNYHTHEELVTKDYLPRKHPSRIILTSGASCPDAIVDDVLQKLLSYYPGAKTIDEIIQNFN; this comes from the coding sequence TTGAAGACATTCGAGATACCTATATTCTACCGGAGCCCGGTTATATCCAAAATTAAAAACGCGCGCAAAGTTTCTGATCCACGGAAAAAAGATTATTCTCCGACGGTTTTGGATTTTGGGCCTGTGCAGTTTTTAATTGCGAGGCATTTCGGTTTCTGTTACGGAGTTGAGAATGCAATAGAAATTTCCTACAAGGCAGTTGAAGAAAATCCCGATAAAAGAATTTTTCTTCTTTCTGAAATGATTCACAATCCCGAAGTAAATAATGACCTCATCCGCCGCGGAGTTAAGTTCATAATGGAAACTAACGGGCGGCAGATTATTCCATGGGAAGAATTATCTCCCAACGACATTGTTATTATTCCTGCCTTTGGTACTACACTTGAAATCGAAGATAAGCTTTCATCGCTGGGCATTGATCCATTAAGATATAATTCAACCTGTCCCTTTGTGGAGAAAGTCTGGAACAGAGCAGAGACGCTCGGTATGCAGGACTATACTATCGTCGTTCACGGAAAATACAAACACGAAGAGACTAAGGCAACTTTTTCCCACAGCAAAGAAAATGCCCCGACAATGATTGTACGTGATATGGAAGAGACGAAGATACTCGGCGATTATATTCTTGGTAAAATCTCTCTGGATGAATTTAATAAATACTTCGAAGGAAGGTTATCTAAGAATTTTGATCCGCTCACCGATTTTATAAAAATAGGAGTTGTGAACCAGACTACTATGCTTGCAACAGAGACTCAGGCAATCGCGGATTATCTTAAAAATATTATGATTCAGAAACACGGCGAAGCGCATTTAAAAAATCACTTCGCCGATACCCGCGACACGCTGTGTTATGCAACTCACGATAACCAAAGGGCAACGTTAGGTCTACTTGAAGAGCAGGCTGATATAGCTGTAGTTGTTGGAGGATATAACAGCTCGAACACATCACATATAGTAGAGCTCTGTGAAGAAAAGCTGCCCACTTATTTTATTTCATCTGCCGATAAAATTATTTCGGATGAAATAATTTCACATTTCAATTATCACACTCATGAAGAGCTGGTAACAAAAGATTATTTACCACGTAAACATCCATCAAGGATAATTCTCACAAGCGGAGCTTCCTGTCCCGATGCAATAGTAGATGATGTTTTGCAAAAACTGTTATCATACTATCCGGGAGCAAAGACCATTGATGAGATAATCCAAAACTTCAATTAA
- a CDS encoding HupE/UreJ family protein: MKTKILLLLALLLSSTNLFAHPLLGTQSGFSNGFFHPLSGLDHILAMLAVGIWAAQMGGKAKWIIPLSFVGLMSIGGVLGMNNISLPFAEIGILVSVVVLGVLILAGVRLPILVSSILVGVFALCHGHTHGTELPAAASGVMYAAGFVLTTIVLHLSGIGFGTAVNKIANEKIVKFSGAMIALAGLFLSYNYFIQ, from the coding sequence ATGAAAACGAAAATACTTTTATTGTTAGCTTTATTACTTAGTTCTACAAATTTATTTGCGCATCCTTTACTCGGAACGCAATCAGGATTTTCAAACGGTTTTTTCCACCCGCTTTCCGGGCTTGACCACATTCTTGCAATGCTGGCCGTCGGTATCTGGGCAGCACAGATGGGCGGAAAAGCAAAATGGATTATACCACTCTCCTTCGTCGGGCTTATGTCTATCGGCGGAGTGCTTGGAATGAATAACATAAGTCTTCCTTTCGCTGAAATTGGAATTCTTGTTTCAGTTGTCGTGTTAGGAGTATTAATACTTGCCGGTGTAAGATTACCAATATTAGTTTCTTCAATACTTGTCGGTGTTTTTGCCTTATGCCACGGACATACTCACGGAACTGAACTTCCTGCAGCAGCTAGCGGAGTTATGTATGCAGCCGGTTTTGTTTTGACTACTATCGTTCTGCATTTATCAGGCATTGGTTTTGGCACGGCAGTAAATAAAATTGCAAACGAGAAGATTGTTAAATTCTCAGGAGCGATGATTGCACTAGCCGGATTATTTTTATCCTATAATTATTTTATACAATAA
- a CDS encoding acyl-CoA dehydrogenase family protein, with protein MAAENYKGVDYYLIDDLLTDEEKSIRDTVRDFVSNEVIPIIEKYNQDMKFPSKLVPKMAELGIFGPTLPVEYGGMGVNNVAYGLIMQELERGDSGVRSFASVQSSLVMYPIYSFGSEEQKKNWLPRLANGSAIGCFGLTEPDFGSNPGGMITKAEKVDGGYLLNGAKMWITNGTVSDVAVVWAKLDGKVRGFLVEKGTKGFSAPEMKGKLSLRASVTSELVFEDCLIPEENILPNSGGLKSPLSCLTQARYGIAWGVTGMAMGCYDTVLNYTKSRIMFGKPLAAFQLTQDKLAYMLTEITKAQLLNWRLAKIKDENKLRPQHVSLAKRNNCEIAKNIASMAREMMGANGILDEYPIMRHLNNIESVKTYEGTHEMHSLILGEDVTGFAAFE; from the coding sequence ATGGCAGCAGAAAATTACAAGGGCGTTGATTACTATCTCATAGATGACCTGTTAACCGATGAAGAAAAATCTATAAGAGATACAGTTCGTGATTTTGTTAGTAACGAAGTAATTCCAATAATTGAAAAATACAATCAGGATATGAAATTCCCCTCTAAGCTTGTGCCTAAAATGGCTGAGCTGGGAATTTTCGGACCAACTCTCCCCGTAGAATACGGCGGAATGGGTGTAAATAATGTTGCATACGGACTTATAATGCAGGAGCTTGAACGCGGCGATAGCGGCGTGAGAAGCTTTGCATCGGTTCAGTCTTCACTCGTAATGTATCCCATATATTCATTCGGAAGTGAAGAGCAGAAGAAAAACTGGCTGCCAAGACTTGCAAACGGTTCAGCTATCGGATGCTTCGGATTAACGGAGCCTGACTTCGGAAGCAATCCCGGTGGAATGATAACTAAAGCAGAAAAAGTTGACGGCGGATATTTATTGAACGGCGCAAAGATGTGGATTACAAACGGAACAGTTTCAGATGTTGCAGTTGTATGGGCTAAGCTCGACGGCAAAGTAAGAGGCTTCTTAGTTGAAAAAGGAACTAAAGGATTCTCCGCACCTGAAATGAAGGGTAAACTTTCACTCAGAGCATCAGTAACTTCTGAGTTGGTATTTGAAGACTGTTTGATTCCCGAAGAAAATATTTTACCAAACTCAGGCGGATTGAAATCACCTCTTAGCTGTTTAACACAGGCAAGATATGGTATTGCTTGGGGCGTAACGGGTATGGCAATGGGTTGCTATGATACAGTATTGAACTATACAAAGAGCAGAATTATGTTCGGCAAGCCTCTTGCTGCATTCCAGCTTACACAGGATAAGCTTGCTTACATGCTTACAGAAATTACAAAAGCTCAGTTATTGAACTGGAGACTTGCAAAAATAAAAGATGAAAATAAATTAAGACCTCAACATGTTTCTTTAGCTAAGAGAAACAACTGTGAGATTGCAAAAAACATCGCAAGCATGGCTCGCGAAATGATGGGAGCAAACGGAATACTTGATGAATATCCGATTATGAGGCATCTTAATAATATTGAATCCGTAAAAACATATGAAGGCACACATGAAATGCATTCGTTGATTCTCGGTGAAGACGTTACAGGTTTTGCAGCATTTGAATAA
- the hflX gene encoding GTPase HflX has translation MMLETAKELEKTVLVCYSNKSDKENYHSEDSLIELKFLAETAGAVVMKMYYQSNNTYDSRYMIGKGKVNEIAEYVNDNKIALVIFENELAFTQIRNLEQKIKCKIMDKSNLILDIFASNARTSQAKLQVELAQLEYLLPRLTRQWTHLSKQFGGIGARGPGETQIETDRRLIGTRIAMLKEKLVKIDRQQQTQSQERKNFYRISLVGYTNVGKSTLLNLLTDSDVLVENKLFATLDTSTRVLSFNSVNKKESVPKIPKKVLISDTVGFIKNLPHGLIESFKSTLAEVIESDILLHVIDISNPNFEEQIDVVEETLKEIGAENKIIVHVFNKVDALENKDMMAAVKDKYEHSVFISAEKGMNIKYLMEKILDLLSHNNKETLVRLKAGDYKGLSELYNLGEVKKVEYLKTMIKVKMNTTEKNFDKIEKMYS, from the coding sequence ATGATGCTAGAAACCGCAAAGGAACTTGAGAAAACTGTTCTTGTATGTTATTCAAATAAAAGCGACAAAGAAAATTACCATTCAGAAGATTCACTTATCGAATTAAAATTTCTTGCTGAAACTGCAGGCGCAGTTGTTATGAAAATGTATTATCAGTCGAATAATACGTATGACTCGCGCTATATGATAGGTAAAGGAAAAGTAAACGAGATTGCCGAGTATGTTAACGATAACAAAATCGCTCTCGTAATTTTTGAGAATGAGCTTGCCTTCACGCAGATAAGAAATCTTGAACAAAAAATAAAATGCAAGATAATGGATAAGTCAAATCTTATCCTTGATATCTTTGCATCTAACGCAAGAACTTCACAGGCAAAATTGCAGGTGGAGCTTGCACAGCTTGAATATTTATTGCCGAGACTGACACGCCAATGGACTCACTTATCTAAGCAGTTCGGCGGTATAGGAGCAAGAGGTCCCGGTGAAACACAGATTGAAACGGATAGACGTCTTATCGGTACACGCATTGCCATGCTTAAAGAGAAACTTGTAAAAATTGACAGGCAGCAGCAGACACAATCTCAGGAAAGAAAAAATTTCTATAGAATTTCACTGGTAGGATATACGAACGTAGGAAAATCAACCTTACTGAACTTACTCACAGATTCAGATGTTCTGGTTGAAAACAAATTATTTGCTACGCTTGATACTTCTACGCGAGTTTTAAGTTTTAACTCAGTAAATAAAAAAGAATCCGTTCCGAAAATTCCGAAGAAGGTTTTAATTTCCGATACAGTAGGATTTATAAAAAATCTGCCGCACGGACTGATTGAATCGTTCAAATCTACATTGGCTGAAGTAATTGAATCAGACATCCTTCTTCACGTGATAGATATTTCAAATCCAAATTTCGAAGAGCAGATTGATGTAGTAGAAGAAACGCTGAAAGAAATAGGAGCAGAAAATAAAATTATTGTGCACGTATTTAATAAAGTCGATGCGCTTGAAAACAAAGATATGATGGCAGCCGTAAAAGATAAGTATGAGCATTCAGTATTCATCTCTGCTGAAAAAGGGATGAATATAAAGTATCTGATGGAGAAGATTCTTGATTTGCTTTCGCATAATAACAAAGAAACGCTTGTAAGATTAAAAGCAGGAGATTATAAAGGTCTTAGCGAACTATACAATCTCGGCGAAGTGAAAAAAGTTGAATACCTTAAGACAATGATAAAAGTAAAAATGAACACAACTGAAAAGAATTTTGATAAAATAGAAAAAATGTACTCGTAA
- a CDS encoding STAS domain-containing protein: protein MFVPKLFTTLKSYNKKLFVSDAISGVIVGIVALPLAIAFAIASGVSPEKGLITAVIAGFIISFLGGSRVQIGGPTGAFIIIVYGIIQKYGMDGLMIATIMAGIFLVLMGFFKLGTLIQFIPLPIITGFTSGIALIIFTTQIKDLFGLQIDKIPADFVEKIPVLFGNLNLLNPSTVFVSALSLFIIIIIPRYTRKIPGTFVALIVGTLVVYFFNLNVETISTKFGVISSSIPPLTFPVITYEKVAGLISPAFTIAMLGAIESLLSAVVADGMTGNRHRSNMELIAQGTANIITPLFGGIPATGAIARTVTNIKNGGKTPVAGLIHAVVLLMIMLFFGKYAGMIPLCVLGSILAVVAYNMSEWREFKAQLKMPKSDVVVLLTTFFLTVVFDLTVAIEIGMVLSAFLFMRRMASVTNMGIVTREFDEEGAEETGDNSIAGKDIPKYVLIYEVNGPFFFGAASKFKEAARVIEGRVKIFIMRLRNVPAIDSTGISTIEDFYEDCKKNKIILLLSGIHAQPLFAAEKAGLIEKIGIDNCCGNIDDALNRAREILGLEKQEVKAAKESSIER from the coding sequence ATGTTCGTTCCTAAGCTCTTTACTACACTAAAAAGCTACAACAAAAAGTTATTTGTTTCCGATGCAATCTCGGGCGTGATTGTCGGAATAGTAGCTCTTCCTCTCGCTATAGCATTTGCAATCGCATCGGGTGTCTCACCTGAAAAAGGATTAATCACAGCAGTCATTGCCGGATTTATAATTTCATTCCTTGGCGGAAGCAGAGTGCAGATTGGCGGACCCACGGGCGCATTTATAATTATCGTTTACGGAATAATTCAGAAGTACGGTATGGACGGCCTTATGATTGCTACAATCATGGCAGGTATTTTTCTGGTATTGATGGGATTTTTCAAACTCGGCACTCTGATACAATTTATTCCGCTTCCAATCATTACAGGTTTTACCTCAGGCATAGCATTAATAATTTTTACTACTCAGATAAAGGATCTCTTCGGTCTTCAGATAGATAAAATCCCTGCAGACTTCGTCGAAAAAATCCCTGTGCTCTTCGGAAATCTGAATTTACTTAATCCAAGTACGGTTTTTGTTTCAGCGTTATCGTTATTTATAATAATCATCATTCCCCGTTATACAAGAAAAATTCCGGGAACGTTTGTTGCTCTGATTGTCGGAACTCTGGTTGTATATTTTTTCAATCTGAACGTTGAAACAATCAGCACAAAGTTCGGAGTTATCTCAAGCAGCATTCCTCCGCTTACATTTCCTGTTATCACCTATGAAAAAGTTGCGGGATTAATTTCCCCGGCTTTTACAATTGCTATGCTCGGCGCAATTGAATCATTACTATCAGCAGTTGTTGCAGATGGTATGACGGGAAACAGACACCGTTCAAACATGGAACTGATTGCGCAGGGAACTGCGAATATTATTACTCCGCTGTTTGGGGGAATTCCCGCTACAGGCGCAATTGCAAGAACTGTTACGAATATAAAGAACGGCGGTAAGACTCCCGTTGCAGGATTAATTCATGCAGTTGTGCTATTAATGATTATGCTTTTCTTCGGAAAGTACGCAGGAATGATTCCGCTTTGTGTGCTTGGTTCTATACTTGCTGTTGTTGCATATAATATGAGTGAGTGGCGTGAGTTCAAAGCGCAGCTTAAAATGCCCAAGAGCGATGTGGTGGTTTTGCTGACAACTTTTTTCCTGACCGTTGTGTTTGATTTAACAGTGGCAATTGAAATAGGAATGGTGCTTTCGGCATTTTTATTTATGAGACGAATGGCAAGCGTAACTAATATGGGGATCGTAACAAGAGAATTTGATGAAGAAGGCGCAGAAGAAACAGGAGATAATTCCATTGCAGGAAAAGATATTCCGAAATATGTTCTGATATACGAAGTAAACGGACCGTTCTTCTTCGGTGCAGCAAGTAAATTCAAGGAAGCTGCAAGAGTAATTGAAGGCAGAGTGAAAATATTTATAATGCGGTTGAGAAATGTGCCGGCAATCGATTCTACGGGTATATCTACAATTGAAGATTTTTATGAAGACTGCAAAAAGAATAAAATAATTTTACTGCTTTCCGGAATTCACGCACAGCCATTATTTGCCGCTGAAAAAGCAGGACTGATTGAAAAAATAGGAATAGATAACTGCTGCGGAAATATTGACGATGCATTGAATAGAGCGAGAGAAATTTTGGGACTGGAAAAGCAGGAAGTAAAAGCAGCGAAAGAAAGCTCAATTGAGAGGTAA
- a CDS encoding YdcF family protein: MISLFFFGVPILIQLVLFFKKYPLNNGALFVLFFLSILSNVFVVTAFYFYQKDLKILLYSFALLLNFIVTSGSIVIITSRLKKLYVFRTIWFNLFLIPILLLVVFFKVYTFKDDAGEYADGEKKADAGVILGAAVWGGNRPSPVLRERINKGFEIYDRKNVRKLVLTGGGSPNEMTEGDVAKNELIKYGVDPKNLIVENNSNSTMEQLQFVRDFLYKTMNWKKIILISDNYHLFRCKQICSFNNISADAISSDTPLSTEGGVTFCIKESFALVEFWFFGIG, encoded by the coding sequence ATGATTTCGTTGTTCTTTTTTGGTGTACCTATCCTCATACAATTAGTTTTATTCTTCAAAAAATACCCTCTGAATAACGGAGCGTTATTCGTTTTATTTTTTCTTTCTATCCTTTCCAATGTTTTTGTTGTAACTGCATTTTATTTTTATCAGAAAGATTTAAAAATTCTTTTATACTCTTTCGCTCTTCTTCTTAATTTTATCGTCACATCAGGTTCAATAGTAATAATAACATCGCGATTAAAAAAGTTGTATGTGTTCAGAACGATTTGGTTCAATCTTTTTCTGATACCGATTCTTCTGCTTGTCGTCTTCTTCAAAGTTTATACTTTCAAAGATGATGCGGGAGAATATGCAGACGGAGAGAAGAAGGCTGATGCAGGAGTAATTCTCGGCGCGGCAGTATGGGGAGGAAACAGACCTTCACCCGTGCTTCGTGAAAGAATAAACAAAGGGTTTGAAATTTATGACAGGAAGAATGTAAGAAAGCTTGTGCTTACAGGAGGCGGCTCACCAAATGAAATGACTGAAGGTGACGTTGCAAAAAATGAGCTTATAAAGTACGGAGTTGACCCGAAGAATTTAATTGTAGAGAATAATTCAAACTCCACTATGGAGCAGCTTCAGTTCGTAAGAGATTTTCTTTACAAGACTATGAACTGGAAAAAAATTATACTGATATCCGATAACTATCATTTGTTCCGGTGCAAACAGATATGTTCGTTTAATAATATAAGCGCTGATGCAATTTCATCCGATACACCGCTCTCAACTGAAGGAGGAGTTACTTTCTGCATTAAAGAAAGTTTTGCTCTTGTTGAGTTCTGGTTTTTCGGAATAGGTTAA